A genomic stretch from Neodiprion fabricii isolate iyNeoFabr1 chromosome 3, iyNeoFabr1.1, whole genome shotgun sequence includes:
- the LOC124178328 gene encoding uncharacterized protein LOC124178328: MSGVPRIGDLGQENARRVAAEGGKSDEGILEAYSQQGEIYFKLQGNFRRGLFPNYDNERLGIGARPSSIQPPASSIQHPASSICASAFAYADVEGKKFLTKHQYKIAMTAMFGFCPDKWDIKQMLADTSNNGNLITFQKFQNSVRRKIDSPENFLNFDYFFTCLDRNSKGYLIFDDLLTAAEEVNLKIPPVILKGAFKELDHDRKGFIRMDDFVAMMRCR, encoded by the exons ATGAGCGGAGTACCGCGCATCGGCGACCTAGGGCAAGAAAACGCCAGACGCGTAGCTGCCGAGGGCGGAAAGTCGGATGAGGGAATCTTGGAGGCGTACAGCCAACAGGGGGAGATTTATTTCAAGCTGCAGGGTAATTTTCGAAGGGGTCTTTTTCCGAATTACGACAACGAGAGACTCGGAATAGGAGCTCGGCCATCCAGCATCCAGCCTCCAGCATCCAGCATCCAGCATCCAGCATCCAGCATCTGCGCGTCG GCTTTCGCCTACGCCGATGTCGAGGGTAAGAAATTCTTAACGAAGCATCAATACAAGATTGCGATGACCGCGATGTTTGGATTTTGTCCGGATAAA TGGGATATCAAGCAGATGTTGGCCGATACTTCAAATAACGGAAATTTAATCacctttcaaaaattccaaaattcgGTCAGGAGGAAAATCGATTctcctgaaaattttctcaattttgacTACTTCTTCACCTGCCTCGATAGGAATT CTAAGGGTTACCTAATTTTCGACGATCTGTTGACTGCCGCAGAGgaggtgaatttgaaaataccaCCAGTGATTCTGAAAGGCGCTTTCAAAGAATTGGATCACGACCGGAAAGGATTTATAAGAATGGATGATTTTGTGGCAATGATGCGATGCAGATGA
- the LOC124177694 gene encoding ATP-binding cassette sub-family C member 10 isoform X2: MDYMTMDGDDNGLWHWNWTELCGIRGSIRPINPNTRDLGTCFQQLCLQIPVLAFLAMLSAYYCGKRTVLISRSNRTYYKLKKLCKKLVLRSKAFSIKTTVFHILRQVLQLFEKLLIGLSNGNQFNPRGPVSIRALLFLLMGISILLLRSHVKHAPPDDTLPNLSLGFSIATVMLLILYAITLIPGSASFVEHSQVGEHTALLNSHGHSVTFFHDGFLEERDPSYLGTAMEDATVISKLLFHWVTPLMQKGVKGLLNHSDDLYDLPVDVSTSSVSHDVNRYIHDQIQKRRGYLSVDATSASYIPETLVVSEAPRISLLKLLHKCFGIQCYAVGILKFIADCSGFMGPILLNKLVGFIEDKSEQLSLGYMYAALLFLSTLAGAFCNSHFTFWSSVIGLKMRAAIVTLVYRKTLHSSNIELTKEFTFGEIVNFMSTDADRIVNSCPSFHTLWSIPLQLVVTLYLLHNQLGISFLAGVAFAIILIPINKVIANKIGTLSTKLMDCKDKRVRLMGETLRGVTTIRFNVWEEYFLDRILKLRDSEVKYLKGRKYLDALCVYFWATTPVLISILTFATYSLLGNNLDAKTVFTSMALLNMLIGPLNAFPWVLNGLTEAWVSIKRIQRFMELPDLDPDAYYSDPPVGIDVMLRHATFKVNTQETFSPPAPASNNMVSPASSSDSRKIVTFEDENSFTLQDINITIPKGQLIGIMGKVGSGKSTLLDAVLAEITKKDGIIAVNDLDKGFGYVKQSPWLQRATVRDNILFGKAYDHNKYKNILKACALTEDLNNLPKGDLTGVSESGDSLSGGQKTRITLARAVYADKDIYLLDDILATLDLKVANYIFQAVILGVLKDKTRILCTHHTQYLIHADSVVHMSRGRVINQGKPSDILPDLEEYLLATDSIDSDLEVASVKELPEDIGPVDSADKDSLLGEEHFERGTVQFNVYTSYLKSIGNYLVISIFLSMILMQGSKNFTDLWLSYWVTHINATMNSTDSVQQQTGKLFSFLDEYETNNVKYYLTIYGILATINSFCTLLRAFLFAYGGIQAAITIHKQLLKIILKARTTFFDIHPLGRILNRFSSDTYTVDDSLPFIANILLAQFFGLVGSIIITIYGLPWIFLVLAPLVPMYHWLQNHYRLTSRELKRLSSTTLSPVYGHFNETLQGLSSIRAFRATSRFKRENELFVEANQKSQFASLAAAQWLALRLQFIGVALLGGVALIAVIQHQFDVADPGLIGLTIAYALSITGLLSGVVNAFTETEREMIAVERVKQYLENTPCEPVNGNHPPYAWPSQGVVEFKEVILKYREHLVPSLNGVSFTTRPAEKIGVVGRTGAGKSSILVSLFRLIEIESGKILIDNVDTMGLSLKALRSRLSIIPQDPFLFFGTIRENIDPLHQYPDSQVYKALEKCKVHSLVHRMGGLGAVLDEGGKNLSAGQKQLFCLVRAVLHNAKILCIDEATANVDQQTDKYIQTTIKSSFRSATVITIAHRIRTILHCDRVLVMGDGEVLEFDEPDILMQDSTSYFYQLASQEFSEKE; the protein is encoded by the exons ATGGACTATATGACAATGGATGGCGATGATAATGGACTATGGCACTGGAACTGGACTGAGCTGTGCGGGATCAGAGGTAGCATAAGACCCATTAATCCCAATACACGCGACCTTGGCACATGCTTTCAGCAGTTATGCCTGCAG ATTCCAGTCCTTGCTTTTTTGGCAATGCTATCAGCCTACTATTGCGGAAAACGAACAGTGTTGATTTCACGGTCAAATCGCACTTATTAT AAGCTGAAGAAGTTATGCAAAAAATTGGTACTGCGGTCAAAGGCATTTTCCATCAAAACAACAGTCTTCCACATACTGCGACAAGTTCTTCAGCTATTCGAGAAGCTACTCATAG GCCTTAGCAATGGAAATCAGTTTAACCCACGCGGTCCTGTGTCCATCAGAGCTCTACTTTTTCTATTAATGGGTATTTCTATTCTGCTGTTACGTTCTCACGTCAAACACGCTCCCCCTGACGATACACTGCCAAATCTTTCACTTGGGTTCAGCATCGCCACTGTAATGCTCTTAATCTTGTACGCTATAACGCTAATCCCAGGCAGTGCAAGCTTCGTCGAACATAGTCAG GTAGGGGAGCACACGGCTCTCTTGAACAGTCATGGTCATTCTGTTACATTCTTTCACGATGGCTTTCTTGAAGAGCGAGACCCAAGTTATCTCGGAACTGCTATGGAAGATGCAACTGTTATTTCAAAGCTGCTGTTTCACTGGGTTACGCCGCTCATGCAAAAAGGAGTGAAAGGACTCCTGAATCATTCTGATGACTTGTACGATCTCCCCGTTGATGTCAGTACCTCTAGTGTCAGCCATGATGTGAATCGCTATATCCATGATCAG ATCCAGAAACGAAGAGGTTACCTCAGTGTTGATGCAACTTCGGCGTCATATATTCCAGAAACATTAGTTGTGTCAGAAGCACCTCGCATTTCATTATTGAAACTGTTGCACAAGTGTTTTGGTATCCAATGTTACGCCGTtggtattttgaaatttattgccGATTGTTCCGGATTTATGGGACCCATATTGCTAAATAAACTGGTTGGATTTATTGAAGATAAAAGCGAACAGCTCTCGCTCGGTTATATGTACGCagctttactttttttatctACATTAGCAG gaGCCTTTTGCAATTCTCACTTTACTTTCTGGAGTTCGGTTATTGGATTGAAAATGAGAGCGGCTATAGTCACATTAGTGTACAGAAAAACTTTGCATTCTTCCAATATTGAGTTAACCAAGGAATTCACATTCGGTGAAATTGTCAACTTCATGAGTACAGATGCCGACAGAATTGTCAACAGTTGCCCAAGTTTTCACACTTTATGGAGTATTCCTTTGCAG TTGGTGGTAACTTTGTACCTTCTACATAATCAATTAGGAATATCATTCCTTGCTGGAGTCGCATTTGCGATTATTTTAATTCCCATAAATAAGGTTATTGCAAACAAAATTGGAACCTTAAGTACAAAGCTAATGGACTGCAAAGATAAGAGGGTGCGACTAATGGGTGAAACATTACGTGGTGTGACTACGATAAGATTTAATGTTTGGGAGGAGTATTTTCTTGACAGAATTCTGA AATTGAGAGATAGCGAAGTCAAATATCTAAAAGGAAGGAAGTACTTGGATGCTTTATGCGTCTATTTTTGGGCCACAACACCCGTGCTAATTTCCATTCTAACATTTGCCACTTATTCGCTGCTCGGCAATAATCTAGATGCTAAAACAGTCTTTACCAGTATGGCATTGTTAAATATGTTGATTGGACCATTGAACGCGTTTCCGTGGGTTTTGAATGGCCTAACCGAGGCGTGGGTCTCGATAAAGAGAATCCAAAGATTTATGGAA TTACCAGATTTAGATCCAGATGCGTATTACTCCGATCCGCCCGTCGGAATAGATGTTATGCTGAGGCATGCTACTTTCAAAGTTAACACGCAAGAAACTTTTTCACCACCTGCCCCTGCCTCAAACAACATGGTCAGTCCTGCGTCCAGTTCGGACAgtcgaaaaatcgttactttcgAGGATGAGAATTCATTTACTCTGCAGGATATTAACATCACCATTCCGAAG GGGCAATTGATTGGTATAATGGGAAAAGTGGGAAGCGGAAAATCCACCTTGCTAGATGCTGTCTTAGCTGAAATTACCAAAAAGGATGGAATCATTGCTGTTAACGACTTGGACAAGGGATTTGGCTACGTCAAACAGAGTCCGTGGCTCCAGAGAGCCACGGTTCGGGATAATATTCTCTTTGGTAAAGCGTACGACCATAACAAGTATAA aaatattttgaaagcaTGTGCTTTAACCGAGGACTTGAACAATCTACCAAAAGGGGATTTAACCGGAGTTAGTGAATCTGGTGACAGTTTGAGCGGAGGACAGAAGACTAGAATCACATTAGCCAGAGCTGTTTATGCGGACAAAGATATATACCTTCTCGATGATATATTAGCAACTCTAGATTTGAAAGTAGCGAATTACATTTTCCAAGCAGTGATACTTGGTGTGTTGAAGGACAAAACGAGAATCCTGTGCACTCATCACACACAGTATTTAATACACGCTGATTCAGTGGTACACATGTCGAGAGGCAGAGTCATTAATCAAGGAAAACCAAGTGACATCTTGCCGGACCTGGAAGAATACTTGTTGGCCACAGATTCGATCGATTCAGACCTGGAGGTAGCTTCCGTGAAAGAATTACCCGAGGATATTGGTCCAGTGGATTCAGCTGACAAGGATTCGCTGCTCGGTGAAGAACATTTTGAAAGAGGAACCGTGCAGTTCAACGTCTACACGTCTTACTTGAAATCAATAGGAAATTATCTGgttatttcgatatttttgtcaATGATATTAATGCAaggatcgaaaaatttcacggaCTTGTGGTTGTCTTACTGGGTTACGCACATAAATGCGACAATGAACTCTACTGACTCCGTCCAGCAGCAGACGGGAAAgttgttttcgtttttggaCGAATATGAAACAAATAATGTCAAATACTACTTGACGATTTACGGAATTCTCGCCACAATCAATTCTTTTTGCACCCTTCTCAGGGCTTTTTTGTTTGCCTACGGTGGTATTCAAGCTGCGATCACAATTCACAAGCAGcttctgaaaataatattaaag GCTAGGACTACATTCTTCGACATTCATCCTCTGGGAAGAATATTGAACAGATTCTCATCTGATACATACACAGTAGATGATTCGTTGCCATTCATTGCCAATATTTTACTAGCTCAATTCTTTGGCCTGGTCGGATCCATAATCATCACCATCTACGGCTTGCCGTGGATATTTCTTGTCCTCGCACCATTAGTGCCGATGTATCATTGGCTGCAAAACCATTACAG ACTGACTTCGAGGGAACTCAAAAGGTTATCCAGCACAACTCTTTCCCCAGTTTATGGTCACTTCAACGAAACACTGCAGGGTCTGAGTAGCATCAGAGCATTCAGAGCGACGTCACGATTCAAGAGAGAGAATGAGTTGTTCGTAGAAGCGAATCAGAAATCCCAATTTGCGTCGTTAGCTGCGGCTCAGTGGCTGGCCCTGAGGTTGCAGTTTATAGGAGTCGCTCTTCTGGGCGGCGTTGCTCTGATCGCAGTAATTCAACACCAGTTCGACGTTGCTGACCCGGGGTTAATCGGACTGACCATTGCCTACGCTCTCTCCATCACCGGGCTTCTATCCGGAGTTGTGAACGCGTTCACAGAGACCGAAAGAGAAATGATTGCTGTCGAGAGGGTGAAACAGTATTTGGAAAATACTCCCTGCGAACCTGTGAACGGCAATCACCCACCATATGCATGGCCCAGTCAAGGCGTTGTGGAGTTCAAAGAAGTCATTCTCAAGTACag AGAACATTTAGTACCTTCTCTAAACGGAGTTTCCTTCACGACAAgacctgctgaaaaaattggggTCGTGGGACGAACAGGGGCTGGAAAAAGCTCGATTTTAGTATCTCTGTTCAGGCTAATCGAGATCGAATCTGGAAAAATACTAATCGACAATGTAGATACAATGGGCCTTAGCTTGAAAGCGTTGAG GTCACGTTTGTCAATAATTCCACAGGACCCGTTTCTGTTTTTTGGCACTATTCGAGAAAACATTGATCCGTTGCACCAGTATCCAGACTCTCAAGTGTACAAGGCATTGGAAAAATGCAAAGTTCACTCACTAGTTCATCGGATGGGCGGACTTGGGGCTGTTCTAGATgaaggtggaaaaaatttaagcgCTGGACAGAAACAACTGTTCTGTTTGGTCAGAGCGGTTTTGCATAATGCGAAG ATTTTGTGTATCGACGAAGCAACCGCAAACGTTGATCAACAGACAGATAAATACATTCAAACAACGATCAAGTCTTCATTCAGAAGCGCGACTGTTATTACAATTGCTCACAGAATAAGAACGATTCTTCACTGCGATAG GGTCTTGGTAATGGGTGATGGAGAAGTACTCGAATTCGACGAACCAGACATACTGATGCAAGATTCGACTTcgtatttttatcaacttgCAAGTCAAGAGTTTTCTGAAAAAGAGTGA
- the LOC124177694 gene encoding ATP-binding cassette sub-family C member 10 isoform X1, whose amino-acid sequence MDYMTMDGDDNGLWHWNWTELCGIRGSIRPINPNTRDLGTCFQQLCLQIPVLAFLAMLSAYYCGKRTVLISRSNRTYYVIVLRLFITACLALLPIIKAYIILSNATMLPLHRDIANINDKSADSDSNLNIPFIVIKPTTDANEPNIVVEAEEVMQKIGTAVKGIFHQNNSLPHTATSSSAIREATHSYVVYNNIENVATSAKPIDYLVAGTEGLAWVVHFCFVLGLSNGNQFNPRGPVSIRALLFLLMGISILLLRSHVKHAPPDDTLPNLSLGFSIATVMLLILYAITLIPGSASFVEHSQVGEHTALLNSHGHSVTFFHDGFLEERDPSYLGTAMEDATVISKLLFHWVTPLMQKGVKGLLNHSDDLYDLPVDVSTSSVSHDVNRYIHDQIQKRRGYLSVDATSASYIPETLVVSEAPRISLLKLLHKCFGIQCYAVGILKFIADCSGFMGPILLNKLVGFIEDKSEQLSLGYMYAALLFLSTLAGAFCNSHFTFWSSVIGLKMRAAIVTLVYRKTLHSSNIELTKEFTFGEIVNFMSTDADRIVNSCPSFHTLWSIPLQLVVTLYLLHNQLGISFLAGVAFAIILIPINKVIANKIGTLSTKLMDCKDKRVRLMGETLRGVTTIRFNVWEEYFLDRILKLRDSEVKYLKGRKYLDALCVYFWATTPVLISILTFATYSLLGNNLDAKTVFTSMALLNMLIGPLNAFPWVLNGLTEAWVSIKRIQRFMELPDLDPDAYYSDPPVGIDVMLRHATFKVNTQETFSPPAPASNNMVSPASSSDSRKIVTFEDENSFTLQDINITIPKGQLIGIMGKVGSGKSTLLDAVLAEITKKDGIIAVNDLDKGFGYVKQSPWLQRATVRDNILFGKAYDHNKYKNILKACALTEDLNNLPKGDLTGVSESGDSLSGGQKTRITLARAVYADKDIYLLDDILATLDLKVANYIFQAVILGVLKDKTRILCTHHTQYLIHADSVVHMSRGRVINQGKPSDILPDLEEYLLATDSIDSDLEVASVKELPEDIGPVDSADKDSLLGEEHFERGTVQFNVYTSYLKSIGNYLVISIFLSMILMQGSKNFTDLWLSYWVTHINATMNSTDSVQQQTGKLFSFLDEYETNNVKYYLTIYGILATINSFCTLLRAFLFAYGGIQAAITIHKQLLKIILKARTTFFDIHPLGRILNRFSSDTYTVDDSLPFIANILLAQFFGLVGSIIITIYGLPWIFLVLAPLVPMYHWLQNHYRLTSRELKRLSSTTLSPVYGHFNETLQGLSSIRAFRATSRFKRENELFVEANQKSQFASLAAAQWLALRLQFIGVALLGGVALIAVIQHQFDVADPGLIGLTIAYALSITGLLSGVVNAFTETEREMIAVERVKQYLENTPCEPVNGNHPPYAWPSQGVVEFKEVILKYREHLVPSLNGVSFTTRPAEKIGVVGRTGAGKSSILVSLFRLIEIESGKILIDNVDTMGLSLKALRSRLSIIPQDPFLFFGTIRENIDPLHQYPDSQVYKALEKCKVHSLVHRMGGLGAVLDEGGKNLSAGQKQLFCLVRAVLHNAKILCIDEATANVDQQTDKYIQTTIKSSFRSATVITIAHRIRTILHCDRVLVMGDGEVLEFDEPDILMQDSTSYFYQLASQEFSEKE is encoded by the exons ATGGACTATATGACAATGGATGGCGATGATAATGGACTATGGCACTGGAACTGGACTGAGCTGTGCGGGATCAGAGGTAGCATAAGACCCATTAATCCCAATACACGCGACCTTGGCACATGCTTTCAGCAGTTATGCCTGCAG ATTCCAGTCCTTGCTTTTTTGGCAATGCTATCAGCCTACTATTGCGGAAAACGAACAGTGTTGATTTCACGGTCAAATCGCACTTATTATGTAATTGTGCTCAGACTTTTTATAACCGCATGTCTAGCATTACTGCCTATCATCAAAGCGTACATCATATTGAGCAATGCAACAATGCTGCCGTTGCATCGTGACATTGCGAATATCAATGATAAAAGTGCTGACAGTGACAGTAATTTGAATATTCCATTTATCGTCATCAAGCCTACGACAGACGCAAATGAACCTAACATTGTTGTAGAAGCTGAAGAAGTTATGCAAAAAATTGGTACTGCGGTCAAAGGCATTTTCCATCAAAACAACAGTCTTCCACATACTGCGACAAGTTCTTCAGCTATTCGAGAAGCTACTCATAGTTATGTAGTATATAATAACATCGAAAACGTAGCCACGTCGGCAAAGCCTATTGATTACTTGGTAGCCGGAACTGAAGGCTTAGCTTGGGTTGTTCATTTCTGTTTTGTATTAGGCCTTAGCAATGGAAATCAGTTTAACCCACGCGGTCCTGTGTCCATCAGAGCTCTACTTTTTCTATTAATGGGTATTTCTATTCTGCTGTTACGTTCTCACGTCAAACACGCTCCCCCTGACGATACACTGCCAAATCTTTCACTTGGGTTCAGCATCGCCACTGTAATGCTCTTAATCTTGTACGCTATAACGCTAATCCCAGGCAGTGCAAGCTTCGTCGAACATAGTCAG GTAGGGGAGCACACGGCTCTCTTGAACAGTCATGGTCATTCTGTTACATTCTTTCACGATGGCTTTCTTGAAGAGCGAGACCCAAGTTATCTCGGAACTGCTATGGAAGATGCAACTGTTATTTCAAAGCTGCTGTTTCACTGGGTTACGCCGCTCATGCAAAAAGGAGTGAAAGGACTCCTGAATCATTCTGATGACTTGTACGATCTCCCCGTTGATGTCAGTACCTCTAGTGTCAGCCATGATGTGAATCGCTATATCCATGATCAG ATCCAGAAACGAAGAGGTTACCTCAGTGTTGATGCAACTTCGGCGTCATATATTCCAGAAACATTAGTTGTGTCAGAAGCACCTCGCATTTCATTATTGAAACTGTTGCACAAGTGTTTTGGTATCCAATGTTACGCCGTtggtattttgaaatttattgccGATTGTTCCGGATTTATGGGACCCATATTGCTAAATAAACTGGTTGGATTTATTGAAGATAAAAGCGAACAGCTCTCGCTCGGTTATATGTACGCagctttactttttttatctACATTAGCAG gaGCCTTTTGCAATTCTCACTTTACTTTCTGGAGTTCGGTTATTGGATTGAAAATGAGAGCGGCTATAGTCACATTAGTGTACAGAAAAACTTTGCATTCTTCCAATATTGAGTTAACCAAGGAATTCACATTCGGTGAAATTGTCAACTTCATGAGTACAGATGCCGACAGAATTGTCAACAGTTGCCCAAGTTTTCACACTTTATGGAGTATTCCTTTGCAG TTGGTGGTAACTTTGTACCTTCTACATAATCAATTAGGAATATCATTCCTTGCTGGAGTCGCATTTGCGATTATTTTAATTCCCATAAATAAGGTTATTGCAAACAAAATTGGAACCTTAAGTACAAAGCTAATGGACTGCAAAGATAAGAGGGTGCGACTAATGGGTGAAACATTACGTGGTGTGACTACGATAAGATTTAATGTTTGGGAGGAGTATTTTCTTGACAGAATTCTGA AATTGAGAGATAGCGAAGTCAAATATCTAAAAGGAAGGAAGTACTTGGATGCTTTATGCGTCTATTTTTGGGCCACAACACCCGTGCTAATTTCCATTCTAACATTTGCCACTTATTCGCTGCTCGGCAATAATCTAGATGCTAAAACAGTCTTTACCAGTATGGCATTGTTAAATATGTTGATTGGACCATTGAACGCGTTTCCGTGGGTTTTGAATGGCCTAACCGAGGCGTGGGTCTCGATAAAGAGAATCCAAAGATTTATGGAA TTACCAGATTTAGATCCAGATGCGTATTACTCCGATCCGCCCGTCGGAATAGATGTTATGCTGAGGCATGCTACTTTCAAAGTTAACACGCAAGAAACTTTTTCACCACCTGCCCCTGCCTCAAACAACATGGTCAGTCCTGCGTCCAGTTCGGACAgtcgaaaaatcgttactttcgAGGATGAGAATTCATTTACTCTGCAGGATATTAACATCACCATTCCGAAG GGGCAATTGATTGGTATAATGGGAAAAGTGGGAAGCGGAAAATCCACCTTGCTAGATGCTGTCTTAGCTGAAATTACCAAAAAGGATGGAATCATTGCTGTTAACGACTTGGACAAGGGATTTGGCTACGTCAAACAGAGTCCGTGGCTCCAGAGAGCCACGGTTCGGGATAATATTCTCTTTGGTAAAGCGTACGACCATAACAAGTATAA aaatattttgaaagcaTGTGCTTTAACCGAGGACTTGAACAATCTACCAAAAGGGGATTTAACCGGAGTTAGTGAATCTGGTGACAGTTTGAGCGGAGGACAGAAGACTAGAATCACATTAGCCAGAGCTGTTTATGCGGACAAAGATATATACCTTCTCGATGATATATTAGCAACTCTAGATTTGAAAGTAGCGAATTACATTTTCCAAGCAGTGATACTTGGTGTGTTGAAGGACAAAACGAGAATCCTGTGCACTCATCACACACAGTATTTAATACACGCTGATTCAGTGGTACACATGTCGAGAGGCAGAGTCATTAATCAAGGAAAACCAAGTGACATCTTGCCGGACCTGGAAGAATACTTGTTGGCCACAGATTCGATCGATTCAGACCTGGAGGTAGCTTCCGTGAAAGAATTACCCGAGGATATTGGTCCAGTGGATTCAGCTGACAAGGATTCGCTGCTCGGTGAAGAACATTTTGAAAGAGGAACCGTGCAGTTCAACGTCTACACGTCTTACTTGAAATCAATAGGAAATTATCTGgttatttcgatatttttgtcaATGATATTAATGCAaggatcgaaaaatttcacggaCTTGTGGTTGTCTTACTGGGTTACGCACATAAATGCGACAATGAACTCTACTGACTCCGTCCAGCAGCAGACGGGAAAgttgttttcgtttttggaCGAATATGAAACAAATAATGTCAAATACTACTTGACGATTTACGGAATTCTCGCCACAATCAATTCTTTTTGCACCCTTCTCAGGGCTTTTTTGTTTGCCTACGGTGGTATTCAAGCTGCGATCACAATTCACAAGCAGcttctgaaaataatattaaag GCTAGGACTACATTCTTCGACATTCATCCTCTGGGAAGAATATTGAACAGATTCTCATCTGATACATACACAGTAGATGATTCGTTGCCATTCATTGCCAATATTTTACTAGCTCAATTCTTTGGCCTGGTCGGATCCATAATCATCACCATCTACGGCTTGCCGTGGATATTTCTTGTCCTCGCACCATTAGTGCCGATGTATCATTGGCTGCAAAACCATTACAG ACTGACTTCGAGGGAACTCAAAAGGTTATCCAGCACAACTCTTTCCCCAGTTTATGGTCACTTCAACGAAACACTGCAGGGTCTGAGTAGCATCAGAGCATTCAGAGCGACGTCACGATTCAAGAGAGAGAATGAGTTGTTCGTAGAAGCGAATCAGAAATCCCAATTTGCGTCGTTAGCTGCGGCTCAGTGGCTGGCCCTGAGGTTGCAGTTTATAGGAGTCGCTCTTCTGGGCGGCGTTGCTCTGATCGCAGTAATTCAACACCAGTTCGACGTTGCTGACCCGGGGTTAATCGGACTGACCATTGCCTACGCTCTCTCCATCACCGGGCTTCTATCCGGAGTTGTGAACGCGTTCACAGAGACCGAAAGAGAAATGATTGCTGTCGAGAGGGTGAAACAGTATTTGGAAAATACTCCCTGCGAACCTGTGAACGGCAATCACCCACCATATGCATGGCCCAGTCAAGGCGTTGTGGAGTTCAAAGAAGTCATTCTCAAGTACag AGAACATTTAGTACCTTCTCTAAACGGAGTTTCCTTCACGACAAgacctgctgaaaaaattggggTCGTGGGACGAACAGGGGCTGGAAAAAGCTCGATTTTAGTATCTCTGTTCAGGCTAATCGAGATCGAATCTGGAAAAATACTAATCGACAATGTAGATACAATGGGCCTTAGCTTGAAAGCGTTGAG GTCACGTTTGTCAATAATTCCACAGGACCCGTTTCTGTTTTTTGGCACTATTCGAGAAAACATTGATCCGTTGCACCAGTATCCAGACTCTCAAGTGTACAAGGCATTGGAAAAATGCAAAGTTCACTCACTAGTTCATCGGATGGGCGGACTTGGGGCTGTTCTAGATgaaggtggaaaaaatttaagcgCTGGACAGAAACAACTGTTCTGTTTGGTCAGAGCGGTTTTGCATAATGCGAAG ATTTTGTGTATCGACGAAGCAACCGCAAACGTTGATCAACAGACAGATAAATACATTCAAACAACGATCAAGTCTTCATTCAGAAGCGCGACTGTTATTACAATTGCTCACAGAATAAGAACGATTCTTCACTGCGATAG GGTCTTGGTAATGGGTGATGGAGAAGTACTCGAATTCGACGAACCAGACATACTGATGCAAGATTCGACTTcgtatttttatcaacttgCAAGTCAAGAGTTTTCTGAAAAAGAGTGA